The Deinococcus yavapaiensis KR-236 DNA segment TTGAGCGCTTGGCGACGGATGTCCTCGGCGCCCATGTACACGACGCACTGCAACCCGAACAAGGCGCAGGCAGTCGCGGTCGCGACGCCGTGCTGCCCCGCGCCCGTCTCGGCGATGATGCGCTTTTTGCCCATGCGCTTGGCGAGAAGCGCTTGGCCGATGGTGTTGTTGATCTTGTGCGCGCCCGTGTGGTTGAGGTCTTCGCGCTTGAAGTAGATCTTGGCTCCGCCGAGGTGACGGGTGAGGTTCTCGGCGAGGTAGAGGTTGGAAGGGCGACCGACGAATTCTCGCAGGTAGCGTTCGAAGTCGGCGAGGAAGGCGGGGTCTTGCTTGGCCTCCTCGTACGCGGCTTTGAGCTCGTCGAGGGCCGGAATGAGCGTCTCGGGGACGTAGCGACCGCCGAAGTCGGCGAACCGACCGCGCGCGTCGGGTTGAGGGTATTCAGGAATGGACATCTGTGCTTCCAGGGTAGTGCGAACGGGTGTTAGGCGAAGCTTGATTTTTAGACAAATTGTCTAAGTAGCGTCGCCAACATTCCAGGAGGTCGGAGGGAAGAACGTCGTCCGGAACGCGCCAACCCATCGACGCGGCGAGGAACGAGAGCAGGCGGGAAGGCTGCTCCCCTGCCTCGCGAAGCGCCGTCACCGACGGCGCGCCGCCGCGCTTGGCGAGTCGCTCGCCGAAGGCGTCTTTCAGCAAGGGAACGTGCAGGTACCGAGGCGTGGGGAGGTTCAGGGCGCCTTGCAGGGCAACGTGACGCGGCGTGCTGAGCCACAAGTCCTCGCCGCGCACGACGTCCGTGACGCCCGTCAGCGCGTCGTCCACGACGACCGCGAGATGATAGGCGAAAGCCCCGTCCGAGCGCAAGAGCACGAAGTCTCCGACCTCCCGCGCCAGGTCTTGACACAGCGTTCCGAGGCGAAGGTCGTGCGCGCAAGCCGTTTCGTTCGGCGCCCGCCAGCGCACGGCACCGCTTAACACGTCCTTGGCGCGGCACGTGCCGGGGTACACGAGTTCCGCTCCGTGCGGCGCGCTCACCGC contains these protein-coding regions:
- the gluQRS gene encoding tRNA glutamyl-Q(34) synthetase GluQRS, producing the protein MSGSTVIGRFAPSPTGAMHLGNARTALFAWLHSRSLGGRHLLRFEDLDTGRVRSWAYDGIRRDLTWLGLDWDEEFTQSERRDLYEDALRRLETYRCDCTRKQIAEAVSAPHGAELVYPGTCRAKDVLSGAVRWRAPNETACAHDLRLGTLCQDLAREVGDFVLLRSDGAFAYHLAVVVDDALTGVTDVVRGEDLWLSTPRHVALQGALNLPTPRYLHVPLLKDAFGERLAKRGGAPSVTALREAGEQPSRLLSFLAASMGWRVPDDVLPSDLLECWRRYLDNLSKNQASPNTRSHYPGSTDVHS